ATAAGTCTAAGTAAAGGACCTTGATGTATATCTTCTGACCGCCTTTTTCCCAGATATCAAACATGCCATCCTTCGATGGCTTTGATCCTCTGGTGTAATCATTTCCTATATTCAGAATATTCAGCAGAATGTATTCGTCTCCCACCGAATTCACCAGGTAAGCCGTTTTCTCAGACTTTCCGTCTCCGGAACTTTTTATTCCATCTGCCAAAGCCCGAAACTGACTCAGGTGATGTATAAAATTATTCCCATCCTTTAGAGAATCATATGCTCTGAGCAAGATTAGCAAAATGTCCAGATTGGTAGGGTCTTTCTCATACAAAGCCTTTCCCTGTTTGATACATTCTTCAAAATTATTTTGCTTAAAAGCTTCTGCCAGATTTTTGAAACCTTCGTCTGAAGTACTTATCTTATCTTCTCTAAAACTCCTTCCATAGTAAAGATATTGTGCTTCTATACTATCCAGAGATTTCGGATATCCTTTGTACTTAAAAATAAGTTTCTCGTAATTATATGGAGAATCAGAACTTTTAAGGCTCTTTTCAATGGCTTTAAAGTCTACTTTTGATTTCTGGCTGAACCCAAAAACCGAAAGCAGAATGAATAAAAGGAAAAAATGATATTTCATTAATTGTTGTTTTCTTCCTCTTCGTCATCAAAGTATTCGAAAAGGAAATCATTGTATGGGAATCTGGAGATATGAATTTTCATAACCTCATCGTAGATCATTTTTTTCATTTCAGGGAAGTTCTCCTTGGTCAAAGCAGAAATGAAAACGGTGGGGTGCTTTGATTTGGCCATCCACGTTTTTTTCCATTCATCAAGAGAAATATTCTTCTTTGTACCAGGGGTCAGATCATCTTCATCTTTTTTCTCATAGCTAAAGCCATCAATTTTGTTGAACACCATAATCATTGGCTTCTGATGAGCATTAATATCCATTAATATCTGATTAACAGAGTCAATGTGATCTTCAAAACTTTCGTGAGAAATATCAACCACATGAATCAAAAGATCTGCTTCACGAACCTCATCCAACGTAGATTTAAATGACTCTACCAGCTGAGTAGGCAATTTTCTGATAAAACCTACAGTATCCGTAAGCAGAAACGGAAGATTTCCGATTACAACTTTTCGTACTGTGGTATCCAGGGTCGCAAATAATTTATTTTCAGCAAATACCTCAGATTTTGAAATAGAATTCATCAAGGTAGATTTTCCAACGTTCGTGTATCCTACCAAAGCTGCTCGCACCACTTTTCCGCGATTGTTACGCTGAGTAGCCATTTGCTTATCGATGATTTTCAGTTTATCCTTCAATAAAGTAATTCTGTCACGAATGATACGACGGTCAGTTTCAATCTCCGTTTCACCGGGACCTCTCATCCCGATACCTCCCTTCTGACGTTCCAAGTGAGTCCACATTCTGGTCAATCGAGGTAAAAGATATTGGTATTGAGCCAATTCTACCTGAGTTCTTGCATAAGAAGTCTGTGCTCTTTGGGCAAAAATATCGAGAATAAGATTGGTACGGTCTAAGATTTTAACCTCCATTTCTCTTTCCAGATTTTTAAGCTGTGAAGGAGAAAGTTCGTCGTCAAAAATTACTGTTCCGATTTCGTTTTCCTTTACATATTCTTTTATTTCGAGTGCTTTTCCGCTTCCAATAAAGGTTTTGGAGTCAGGCTGTGTTAATTTTTGAGTGAACCGCTTTTGTACGGTTGCCCCAGCTGTGAAAGCCAAAAACTCCAGTTCATCCATATATTCCACCAGTTTTTCTTCATCCTGATTTTGAGTAATAATACCCACCAGGACTGCCTTCTCATAATTATGTTCTTTCTTTTCTAACATTAAAGTTCTGTCTATGTTTATGATTTTTACAAGATAATATTTTTCAGAAAAAAAACAAAATCAATTTTTCGTTAATAACATTTTTTAATATAAATTTAATCTCAATTATTTATTATTTTATAAAAAATCAATAACTTTATATAATAATTTTCTGATTTTTAAACGTTTAACTTAAAAATTAATTTCCAGAAAATCATGATTACCCATATTAAATGTATGATTATTGATGATGATGAACTGGACAGGCTGGTTCTTCAGCATTATATTAAACAGTATGAGAATATAGAAATTGTCGCTTCTTTTGATTCGGCTGAAAAAGCAATTCCTTATCTCGAACTTCCCATTGATCTTCTGATCGCCGAAACCAATTTAAAAGGGATGAGCGGCCTGGAGTTTCGCAAACTAGCGCATCGAATTCCTGCTTGTATCTTTGTAAGCTCCCATCCGGAAGTGGCCGCCTGTGTTTTTGAGATCAACACCCTGGATTTTATCACCAAACCCCTCACTTCAGAACGTTTTCATTACTCCATGCAGAGGCTCTTCGAGTTTTTCAAGGTAAAAGAAAAATGTGAACACTATGATGCTATATTGGGGCATGATTTTATTAAAATTAAGGAAAGTGGAAACATCTTTCAGATCAGAAAGACGGATATTCTTTACCTGGAGGCACTCAAAGATTACACCCGAATCATTACACTTGAAAAAAAACACTGTATTCTTGATTCTCTGGGAAACCTTTTACATAAAAGTTTTTTCGATTCTTTTGTGAGGATACACAGAAGCTATGCGGTACCCAAACATCTCATCCGTGGGAAAAGCTGTCATGAAATAGAGTTAATTCATCATATCAAGCTTCCTATCGGCAGAACGTATAAAAATAACCTGTCTTTCTTTGAGCCTTAAAAATCGATTACAAATCAACAATAATTATCAAAATGCCATTGGTCGATTATTTTTGCAGTTGGTCTATTTTCCAGCAATCTGGTTATGATAGGTAGTAATTTAGTCTTCCCAATTTTCTTATGGAAAAAAAATTGAATTCATCATCTTAAAACAGTTACCCATGAAAAAACATTTATTTCAGGAGATTACAAAACAATTCCCAACAGACAGGCAAATCATAATACAATAAATTCTAGGAACACAAAAACAATGATCGGGCTATCCACTACTGCCTCTTTGGCAGAAATAAAAAAACAATTTCTAAAAACTAATGACCCTTAAAAACTAATAGCCCAGAAAAGCTGATAACCAAACTAGATTTTTCAAACAAAAGAAGTCCGCTCATTAGCGGACTTTTATATGTAAGCATTGAGATTATCAATCCCAATCAGCTGCTACAAATTTCATAGTATTCCCTTGGTTGTCAGACAACGTAAGAAAATGTCCTTCAACAGAATACCTTGTCATAGTCTCAAGCTTCTTCTGAAAAGAGCTTTCCAGATTCATATCCTGACAGGCTTTCATCGTACTTACTCCTTGGGAAATCTTCACAGCTCCGCCTTTTTTAAATTCGGAAGTAAAAGACATCTGATTACAACCCATATATGCAGTTCCATAAATCTTATCTTTTTCCATCTTTCCGGTCAGGTTCATCTCTGCTTTATGAGCGATCAACTGATCTTTAGAAAAACCATCGAAAGAAACCAACATCCATTGTCTTTGTAAATAAGGATTTTTATCCGGGACAACGGAACAATTGAACATAAGTCCTAAGAATAAGACAGCCAAAAGGGAGAATAATATTTTTTTCATGCTGATTATCATCCCATTTTCGTACCAATCCGGGGCAGAATCTCATAAAAATTAGTAAATTAGCGACACAAAAATTATTTTATAAAATGAAAAGACTATTTCTACTATTCACTTTCTTGCTGAGTTTTGCTCAGATGAGGGCGGATGAGGGGATGTGGCTTCTTATGCTTGTCAAAAGACTTAACGGTGTTGATATGCAAAAAGAAGGTTTACATCTGACGCCTGAAGAAATTTATTCAGTTAACAATTCCAGCTTAAAAGACGCTATTGTAAGTTTTGGCGGATTCTGTACTGGAGAGATTGTTTCTGATAAAGGACTTTTATTCACAAACCACCACTGTGGTTACGGAGCTGTAGCTGCGGCTTCTACTCCTGAAAAAGATTATCTGAAGAATGGTTTCTGGGCCATGAAACAGAAGGATGAATTCAATGCAAAGGATCTTTACGTAAGATTTTTAGTAAGAATGGATGATGCTACCCAAAGAATCACATCCAAGCTAAACAACAACATGACCGGAGCAGAGAGAAAAGCTGTAATTGATGCTGAAACTAAAGCCATCCAAACAGAAAACTCTGAAAACGGAAAATATACTGTAGTGGTAAAAGATTTCTTCAACGGAAATGAA
This Chryseobacterium sp. G0162 DNA region includes the following protein-coding sequences:
- the hflX gene encoding GTPase HflX; translated protein: MLEKKEHNYEKAVLVGIITQNQDEEKLVEYMDELEFLAFTAGATVQKRFTQKLTQPDSKTFIGSGKALEIKEYVKENEIGTVIFDDELSPSQLKNLEREMEVKILDRTNLILDIFAQRAQTSYARTQVELAQYQYLLPRLTRMWTHLERQKGGIGMRGPGETEIETDRRIIRDRITLLKDKLKIIDKQMATQRNNRGKVVRAALVGYTNVGKSTLMNSISKSEVFAENKLFATLDTTVRKVVIGNLPFLLTDTVGFIRKLPTQLVESFKSTLDEVREADLLIHVVDISHESFEDHIDSVNQILMDINAHQKPMIMVFNKIDGFSYEKKDEDDLTPGTKKNISLDEWKKTWMAKSKHPTVFISALTKENFPEMKKMIYDEVMKIHISRFPYNDFLFEYFDDEEEENNN
- a CDS encoding LytR/AlgR family response regulator transcription factor, producing MITHIKCMIIDDDELDRLVLQHYIKQYENIEIVASFDSAEKAIPYLELPIDLLIAETNLKGMSGLEFRKLAHRIPACIFVSSHPEVAACVFEINTLDFITKPLTSERFHYSMQRLFEFFKVKEKCEHYDAILGHDFIKIKESGNIFQIRKTDILYLEALKDYTRIITLEKKHCILDSLGNLLHKSFFDSFVRIHRSYAVPKHLIRGKSCHEIELIHHIKLPIGRTYKNNLSFFEP
- a CDS encoding DUF4919 domain-containing protein, with translation MKYHFFLLFILLSVFGFSQKSKVDFKAIEKSLKSSDSPYNYEKLIFKYKGYPKSLDSIEAQYLYYGRSFREDKISTSDEGFKNLAEAFKQNNFEECIKQGKALYEKDPTNLDILLILLRAYDSLKDGNNFIHHLSQFRALADGIKSSGDGKSEKTAYLVNSVGDEYILLNILNIGNDYTRGSKPSKDGMFDIWEKGGQKIYIKVLYLDL
- a CDS encoding META domain-containing protein, whose amino-acid sequence is MKKILFSLLAVLFLGLMFNCSVVPDKNPYLQRQWMLVSFDGFSKDQLIAHKAEMNLTGKMEKDKIYGTAYMGCNQMSFTSEFKKGGAVKISQGVSTMKACQDMNLESSFQKKLETMTRYSVEGHFLTLSDNQGNTMKFVAADWD